One window from the genome of Anguilla rostrata isolate EN2019 chromosome 5, ASM1855537v3, whole genome shotgun sequence encodes:
- the ctu2 gene encoding cytoplasmic tRNA 2-thiolation protein 2, translating into MCQVDEEYSDQLEKRTAPTVFQKCVKCKDGTAVLIIRAGDAFCRCCFKEYFIHKFRAMLGKNRLIFPGEKVLLAVSGGPASSSMLSQVQEGLSQDAPKKLRFIPGIIYIDEGGVCGMSLEERDRSIAQLESIFRATGYPFHIVRLEQVFDLPTSVLGAVPPAPQRPESGYKAAVDQFIQNDRARASCSPAEGGGERDGERDPAVWDAQVRLSRLETRDAPDGTPPPVVRHGEDLERLFSSVRTLTAKEDMLQTLRHHLLVHTARTQGYTKVMTGDSCSRLAVKLLSNIAQGRGATLATDTGFSDPRHGDVVIVRPMRDYSSKEIAFYNKMFGVPSVFVPGLDTKASDKASIQLLTESFVTKLQADFPSTVSTIYRTSEKLRTARPSQNADSETSARCLLCVCAVDTKAEEASAFHATLVSERLSQKRVPGGALPGTSARDDAAGQCCSSSGGEGGGGGGGGCGAGGGGCCSPTRTPTTTDLKSLLCYSCRLTVKDMTAVDFLPRYIVSEAERRSRRSRMKQEISEFLLDEEEDEETC; encoded by the exons ATGTGTCAAGTGGATGAGGAATATAGCGACCAGCTGGAAAAGAGAACTGCACCAAC TGTGTTTCAGAAATGCGTAAAATGTAAAGACGGCACTGCTGTGTTGATCATCCGGGCTGGCGATGCCTTCTGCAG GTGCTGCTTTAAGGAGTACTTCATACACAAATTCCGAGCCATGCTGGGCAAGAACCGTCTCATCTTTCCCGGCGAGAAG GTTCTCCTTGCCGTATCTGGGGGAccagcctccagctccatgcTGTCACAAGTCCAAGAG GGTTTGAGCCAGGATGCACCAAAGAAGTTAAGATTTATTCCAGGAATCATCTACATAGATG AGGGTGGGGTTTGTGGTATGAGCTTGGAGGAACGTGATAGGTCGATAGCCCAACTGGAGTCCATATTCAGGGCCACGGGCTACCCTTTCCACATAGTCCGTCTGGAACAG GTGTTTGACCTGCCCACGTCAGTGCTGGGGGCTGTTCCTCCAGCTCCACAGAGGCCCGAAAGTGGCTACAAAGCAGCCGTGGACCAGTTCATCCAGAACGATAGAGCCAGGGCGTCGTGCTCTCCAgccgaggggggcggggagcgggaCGGGGAGCGGGACCCCGCCGTGTGGGATGCCCAGGTTCGGCTGTCCCGCCTGGAGACCCGGGATGCCCCAGACGGGACACCCCCGCCAGTGGTGCGGCACGGTGAGGACCTGGAGAGATTATTTTCCTCAGTGAGGACTCTGACTGCTAAAGAGGACATGCTGCAGACACTGAG GCATCACCTCCTGGTGCACACGGCGAGGACCCAGGGCTACACCAAGGTGATGACGGGGGACAGCTGCTCTCGGCTGGCGGTGAAGTTGCTTAGCAATATTGCGCAGGGCAGGGGGGCGACGCTGGCCACGGACACG GGGTTCTCCGATCCTCGCCACGGCGACGTCGTCATCGTCCGTCCCATGAGAGACTACTCCTCCAAAGAGATCGCCTTCTACAACAAGATGTTCGGGGTCCCGTCCGTGTTCGTCCCGGGGCTGGACACCAAG gcctcagACAAGGCCAGCATCCAGCTGCTGACGGAGAGCTTTGTCACCAAGCTACAGGCCGACTTCCCTTCCACCGTCAGCACCATCTACAG GACCAGCGAGAAGCTGCGCACGGCCCGTCCGTCCCAGAACGCGGACTCGGAAACCTCCGCCAGGTGcctgctgtgcgtgtgcgccGTGGACACTAAAGCAG AGGAAGCTTCCGCCTTCCACGCCACGCTGGTCTCGGAGAGGCTGTCCCAGAAGCGGGTGCCCGGGGGGGCGCTCCCAGGCACATCGGCGCGGGACGACGCAGCCGGGCAGTGCTGCTCCTCCtcagggggcgaggggggcgggggcgggggcgggggctgcgGTGCCGGAGGAGGGGGCTGCTGCTCCCCCACCAG GACCCCCACCACTACAGACCTGAAGAGTCTGCTgtgctacagctgcagacttaCTGTCAAAGACATG ACCGCCGTGGACTTCCTGCCGCGGTACATCGTCTCCGAGGCGGAGCGCAGGAGCAGGAG GTCACGGATGAAGCAGGAGATCAGCGAGTTCCTGCtggacgaggaagaggacgaaGAAACGTGCTGA